Part of the Deltaproteobacteria bacterium genome is shown below.
CGGCGGCCGGCGGCCGCGCGGCGACGGCGGTGGCCGGCGCGCTGATGCTGGCGCAGGTGGTGCTCGATTCCGTCGACGGCGAGCTGTCGCGCGTGCGGCACATGGGCAGCCAGCTCGGCATGTGGCTGGACAACCTCAGCGACGACCTGGTCGACAACCTGATCGTGGCGGCCCTCGGTGCGGGGTTGGGCGGCCCGTGGGTCGCCGTCGGCGCCGCGGCGGCGCTCGCGCGCGGGTTCAGCGCGTGGGTGACGTACCGCGGCGCGCGCAACGTCGGCCGGCCGGGCGACGTGATGGCGTTCCGCTGGTGGTTCGAGGACGGCGACACCCCGGAGCAGGCCTACGGGGCGACGCGGGGGCCGCTGGAGGCCGCGCGCGCCCTCGGCCGCCGCGACACGTACATGCTCGTGTTCGGCGCCGCATGCATGGCCGGTGTGCCGCAGATCGCGTTCGCGCTCGGGGTCGCCAACTCGGTCGCGTATTTCGCGCTGGCGGCCATCCACCTGATCCGGCGACGCGGCCGCGCCTGACGGCCCGGTTCGCCGCGTACGGGCCGCGTACGGGCCGCGTTCGGGCGTTCGCGGCCCCCCTGGCAAACTTCGATCGCCGCTTGCGCGGGGGGGGCGAATGGGGCATTGTGCCCCGCCATGGCACTGAAAAAAGGCGTTGAGGTCAAGCCTGCGACCGGCAAGCTCGGGGTGCTGTTGCCCGGCATGGGCGCGGTCGCGACCACGTTCGTCGCCGGCGTCATGGCCGTGCGGCGCAAACTGGCCGATCCGATCGGCTCGCTCACGCAGATGGGCACGATCCGGCTCGGCAAGCGCACCGACAACAATGTGCCGCTCATCCGCGACTACGTGTCGCTCGCGGACCTCGACGACCTCGTGTTCGGCGGCTGGGACATCTTCCCCGAGAACGCGTACGAGGCGGCGATGCGCGCGGGCGTGCTCGACAAGGACACGCTGGCCGAACTCAAAGACGAGCTCACCGCCGTCGCGCCGATGAAGGCCGTGTTCGAGCAGAAGTTCGTCAAGAAGCTCAACGGCGACCACGTCAAGACCGGCACGTCGAAGATGGACCTCGCCGAGCAGTTGATGGACGACATGCGGCGCTTCAAGGAGGAGCACGGCTGCGACCGCCTGGTCGCCGTGTGGTGCGGGTCGACCGAGGTCTACCACGAGCCGAGCGACGTCCATTCGACCCTCGCGAAGTTCGAAGACGGTCTGCGCAAGAGCGACGACCGGATCGCGCCGTCGCAGATCTACGCGTACGCGGCGACCAAGCTCGGCATTCCGTACGCGAACGGCGCGCCGAACCTCAGCGTCGACTTCCCGGCCATGCAAGAGCTCGCACGGCAGACGCAAACGCCGATCGCCGGCAAGGACTTCAAGACCGGCCAGACGTTGATGAAGACAATCATCGCGCCGGGGCTCAAGGCGCGACTGCTCGGCCTCGAGGGTTGGTACTCCACCAACATCCTCGGCAACCGCGACGGAGAGGTGCTCGACGACCCCGAGTCGTTCAAGACCAAAGAGGTGTCGAAGCTCGGCGTGCTCGAGCACATCCTCCAGCCCGACAAGTATCCGAAGCTCTACAAGGACTTCTGCCACGTCGTGCGCATCAACTACTACCCGCCGCGCGGCGACAACAAAGAGGGCTGGGACAACATCGACATCAAGGGGTGGCTCGGCTACCCGATGCAGATCAAGATCGACTTCCTGTGCCGCGACTCGATTCTCGCGGCGCCGATCGTGCTCGACCTGGCGCTGTTTTTGGATTTCGCCAAGCGCGCGGGCATGCACGGCATCCAGGAGTGGCTGTCGTTCTACTTCAAGAGCCCGATGACGCCGCCCGGCCTGTACCCGGAGCACGACCTGTTCATCCAGCTGATGAAGCTGAAGAACACGCTGCGCTACACCAAGGGCGACGAGCTGATCACGCACCTGGGCGCCGAGTACTACGACTGACGCATCGCCGTCCGGGCCGCCCTCTGCGACCCGAGCGGGGTCCCCATGAAAGGCGTGTTGCTCGCGGCCGGCCGCGGAACCCGGCTCGAACCGATCACTCTCGACCGGCCGAAGTGCCTCGTGCCGGTCGGCGGCGTGCCGATCGTCGACCGGATGATCCGCCGGCTCGCCGAAGCCGGCATCGACGACCTCGTCGTGGTGACCGGCCACTGCGGGGACGTGCTGGCCGCGCATCTGGCCGCATCGGCCGACCGGTGCGCGCGCGCGGCGACCGTCGTGTACAACGAGCACTACCACGACTGGGGCAACTTCTACTCGCTGCTCGTGGCGCGCGACGCGATCGGCGGCGACAGCTTCGTCAAGCTGGACGCGGACGTGGTGATGGACGGCGGCGTGCTGCCCGCCCTGCTGGCGGCGCCCGGCCCGGCGGTGCTGGCGATCGATCGCAAGCCGGACCTCGGCGACGAGGAGATGAAGGCGCGCGTCGCCGGCGGCCGCGTCGTCGCGCTCAACAAGCGCATGGCGCCGCAAGAGGCGTTCGGCGAGTCGATCGGCATCGAGCGGATCGACGCGGAGCTGGCGCCGACCGTGTTCGATCAGCTCGCGCAGCTCATCGAACTCGGCGAGACCGACGAGTACTACGAGCGCGCGTATGAGCGCATGATGGCCGCCGGCGTGGCGTTCGGCTATGCGGACATCACGGCGTGCGCGTGGACCGAGATCGACACGGCGGCCGACCTGGCGCGCGCCGAACAGCTGGCGGCGGCCGGCCTGATTTGACCGCGGCGCCGCGCGGCGGCGCGATGGCTCGCCGCGGCGATGCGGTCGCGCGCGCCGGCGCGGCAGTCACGCGGCGCGGTCCAGCGCGCGCGCCTGGAGCCCGCGCCGCACCAGCATGACGGCCAGCCGCGCGAGCTGGCTCCCCGCGAGCAGCCACATCAGCAGTTCGAGCTGGTCCGCGAGCGAGAGCACGGCCACCCACAGGTACAGGTCGGCCTCCTCGAAGCGGTACACCTGCAGCACCATCTTGCCGATCCATCTGGCCCAGTCTGCGGCCGTGCGGTGCGGCGGCGCAGCCGGCGGCGCCGCGGGCGCCGGCCCGCTGCGCCGGCGCCGCTCGGCCTCGACCATCCACTTCATGTAGCCGGTCATCAGCAGGGCGTGCGCGGACACCAGCGGCAGTGCGAGCATCAACGGGTCGCCGGTGCGCCCGAACGTGACCCAACCGAGCGCGAACATCAGCCCGTGCCACAGCAGCGCGTCGCTCGTGTTGTCGTACCACAGGCCGAACGAGGTCGACTGGCCGCGGTAGCGCGCCATCGTGCCGTCGAGGTGGTCGAACAGCAGGCCGAGTTGCAACAGCCCCATCGCGGCCCACCACCCCGTGCGGTCGTCGGGCAGGATCAGCACGATCGCCGCCAGCTTGGCGACGTTCGCCAGCGTCGTGAGCACGTTGGGCGACAGGAACCGCCAGTCCGCGATCACCCACATGACGGCGATCGCAATCGGGCGGACGACGAGCGCCGGGTAGAAGTCGTCGCTCTGCCAGTTGCGGATGCGCTGGAGGCGGTCGCGGTCCATGGCGAGGACCGACTCTACTGCGCCCGGCGGCGCGCCGCTAATCGCCGTACAGCCGGCCGGCGATCGGATACAGCATCAGGTAGACGAGCAGCCCGCTGACGGACACGTACATCCACAACGGCCACGTCCACCGCGCGATGCGCCGGTGGCTCGCCCGCCGGTCGCGCAGGCCGAGGTAGACGGTCCGCAGCACGAGCGGCAGCGCCACCATCGCGCCGAACATGTGGGTAAACAGCACGATGAGGTAGAGCGTGCGATCCCAACCGGTCCCGGGATAGCGGTGGCTGCCGCTGAGCGCGAACCGGACCAGATAGCTGGCGAGGAACACGACCGACGCAGAGAACGCGGTGAGCATGCACGTGCGGTGCAGCGCCACGTTGCCGCCGCGCACGGCGCGCCAGCCGAGCACGAGAAACACGGCCGTCGTCGCGTTCAGCAGCGCGTTGATCGCCGGGTGAATCTGGTCCCAGGCCATCGACGATTCGATGAGAAAACCCGCAATCGGCGTCGCCAGCAGCACGAGGGCGAACACCGCCCACCAAAACGGCCGCTCGAACCGCGCGCCGGCGACGGGATCAGAGTTGCCCATCCAACATGAGCGCCGCGAACAACAGCGGCAGGTACACCAGCGACGCGACGAACAGCCGACGCGCACCGGCATCGGTGTGCAGGCTCGCGAGCGCATACCCGAGGTAGCCGGCGCCGAGCGCGACGGCCGCCACGAGGTAAGCGGGCCCCGACACGCCGAGCGCCGCGACCGCGAGCGTCGCGACGATCTGCGCAACGAGCGCGGCGAGCATCTCGCGCCGGGTCGCGCGCGGGCCGCGCTCGCCGGGCAGCGTCTTGAGCCCGGCGCGGCGGTAGTCGTCCGTGCGAAACGTCGCGATGGCGTGAAAATGCGGGATCTGCCAGAAGAACATCACCGCGAACAGGGCGAGGCCGCCGGCGTCGAGCGAGCCGGTCGCCGCGGTCCACCCGAGCAGCGGTCCCATCGCGCCGGGCACCGCACCGACCCACACGGCCGCCGGCGTGCGCGCCTTGAGCGGCGTGTAGACCATCACGTAGCTCAACAGCGCGATCACCCCCAGCATGCCGGTGAGCGGGTTGACCGCGAACGTGAGCAGCGGAGCGCCGGCGAGCCCCAGCCCGGCGCCGAACGCCAGCGCGACACCGGGTTCCAGGCGGCCGGCCGGCAGCGGTCGATCGCGGGTGCGGTCCATCCGCGCGTCGACCTCGCGCTCGAGGTACATGTTGAGCGCGTTGGCCGAGCCGACCATCATCGCGGTGCCGACGAGCAGGGCCACGGCCAGTCCGGCGCCAGCCGCGCCCGGCGCCAACACCAGGCCGCCCAGCGCGGTCACCAGCACGAGGAGGGTAATGCGCGGCTTGGCGAGCGCGACGATGTCCGCGAACGCGGGCAGGCGCGCGGCCGCAGAGGCGGTGCGCGCGTTCATGCAGCCACCTCCCGGCCGGTCAGCGCCACGCGCGGCGCATCCGCGACCGCGACCGGCCGCGTGCCGAACCACAGCAGTACGAACATCGCCCACACTGCGGCCGCGACGCCGACGTGCGCGACGACGACCGGAACCGACCGCATCGTCCAGATGACCAGCGCGCCCAACGCGATCTGCACGACGACGAGCACCGCGGCCAGCCCGCCGGCCAGACGCAGCCGCCCGCGCAGCGTGCGCGCCGCCGCGACGCCGACGCCGAGCGCCAGGCCGCCCACGAGGACGCCGACGATGCGGTGGAGCATGTGGAGTTTGAGCGCGATCGGCGCGCCCGCCGGCCACAGGCTGCCGTGGTGCAGCGGCAGGTCGAGCGACGCGAGCGCGCCGCCGCTGTGCCGCACGAGCGCGCCGAGCGTCACCTGGAGGTACACGGCGGCCGCCGCAACGCCGATCGCGGGGCGCAGGCGGTCGAGCGCTTCGGCCGCGGCAGGTGGGTCGGTCGCGGGGCGCGTTCGGACGGCGAGGAACAACACCAGGGCGAAGTAGCCGAACGCCGTCATCAGGTGCGCGGTGGACACGAACCACGGCAGCTTGTAGTGGACCGTGGCGGCCCCGAGAGAGCCCTGCACGCACACGAGCGCGAGCGCGAGCCAGCCCCACCGGGCGAGATCGGGCCGGCGGCGCCACAGCGCGACGGACAGCGCGATCTGCAGCAGCCCGACGGTCATCGCCACCATGCGGTGGCCGTGCTCGAACAACACCCCGCCGGTCATCTGCGGAAACAGCGTGCCGTGGCAGATGAACCAGGCCTCCGGGCACGCGAGGCTCGACCCGGTCGGGTTGACGGTGCCCCCCACCATCAACAGGAGGAAGGTGGCGAACGCGCAGACGACGGCGAGGCGGTGTGTGGACATCGAACGGGTCGCCGGCGGGGGCTCGTCATGCGAACCCCACGCCGGCGGTGCAGTCTACAGCGGCTTTTCGGTACCGTCGTAGGAGAATGCCACCTCGGCCGTGCCCTTGTCGGTCACGGTGACCTCGGCGGTCTTCATCCCGTAGTGCTCGTGCCACGCCTCGAGGGTGTACTTGCCGGCGGGCACGTTCTCGATCTTGAAGGTGCCGTCGTCGCCGGTGACGGCGAAGTACGGGTGGTCGCTCACGACGATGTAGCCGAGCATCCACGGGTGCACGTCGCACTTGAACTTGATGACCTGGTAGCCGTTGGCGTTCTTCGTGATCGGAGCGGCGCCCTTCGGCTGGGCCAGGTTGAACAGCGACTCCTCGCCCTCGCCCTCACGCATGTCGAAGGTGTGGACGTTATGCGTCGTCGGATCGGTGTTCACGATCTTGATGTCCTGGTCGGCCACTGCGCCCTGGACGCGGGGGCGGTACATGCAGTCCTGCTGGTGGATCTCGACCGGCTCGGTCGGTGCCGGCCCTTTGACCGTGCCGGGCTTGATGCGCACGAGCACGTTGCGCAGCGTCTTGTTCTCGTTGACGACGACCGTCTCGGCCTTCATTTTCTTCTTCGCGCACACCGGGTCGGCGTCGCGCTTCAGTTCGGGCATCTCCGGCGGCGTGCCGGTGAAGTTGACCTTGCCGACGATCGTGCCGTGGCCCGTCGGCGCGGCGGCCTTGTCGCCGCCCGCGGCGCCCTTGTCGCCGCCCGCGGCGGGCTTCGAACTCTGGTTGCTCTTGTTGTCGGACTTCCCGCAGCCGCCGGCGGCCAGGGCCACGGCCGCGAACG
Proteins encoded:
- a CDS encoding CDP-alcohol phosphatidyltransferase family protein; this encodes MDDGVLVVDCPPGAPGPRMRVAGMTVLERHLRDGARRGHTRAVVRAAAGDVPPLPPLPIDVSFAPPDAPAPPDAEVVRGDELLGVRLDGERARRAVEWALLQTCRRPYDGPGDRHVIRPISLRITRALSRTAITPNQVTAVALALGLAAAALAAAGGRAATAVAGALMLAQVVLDSVDGELSRVRHMGSQLGMWLDNLSDDLVDNLIVAALGAGLGGPWVAVGAAAALARGFSAWVTYRGARNVGRPGDVMAFRWWFEDGDTPEQAYGATRGPLEAARALGRRDTYMLVFGAACMAGVPQIAFALGVANSVAYFALAAIHLIRRRGRA
- a CDS encoding inositol-3-phosphate synthase, translated to MKKGVEVKPATGKLGVLLPGMGAVATTFVAGVMAVRRKLADPIGSLTQMGTIRLGKRTDNNVPLIRDYVSLADLDDLVFGGWDIFPENAYEAAMRAGVLDKDTLAELKDELTAVAPMKAVFEQKFVKKLNGDHVKTGTSKMDLAEQLMDDMRRFKEEHGCDRLVAVWCGSTEVYHEPSDVHSTLAKFEDGLRKSDDRIAPSQIYAYAATKLGIPYANGAPNLSVDFPAMQELARQTQTPIAGKDFKTGQTLMKTIIAPGLKARLLGLEGWYSTNILGNRDGEVLDDPESFKTKEVSKLGVLEHILQPDKYPKLYKDFCHVVRINYYPPRGDNKEGWDNIDIKGWLGYPMQIKIDFLCRDSILAAPIVLDLALFLDFAKRAGMHGIQEWLSFYFKSPMTPPGLYPEHDLFIQLMKLKNTLRYTKGDELITHLGAEYYD
- a CDS encoding phosphocholine cytidylyltransferase family protein, giving the protein MKGVLLAAGRGTRLEPITLDRPKCLVPVGGVPIVDRMIRRLAEAGIDDLVVVTGHCGDVLAAHLAASADRCARAATVVYNEHYHDWGNFYSLLVARDAIGGDSFVKLDADVVMDGGVLPALLAAPGPAVLAIDRKPDLGDEEMKARVAGGRVVALNKRMAPQEAFGESIGIERIDAELAPTVFDQLAQLIELGETDEYYERAYERMMAAGVAFGYADITACAWTEIDTAADLARAEQLAAAGLI
- a CDS encoding CDP-alcohol phosphatidyltransferase family protein; protein product: MDRDRLQRIRNWQSDDFYPALVVRPIAIAVMWVIADWRFLSPNVLTTLANVAKLAAIVLILPDDRTGWWAAMGLLQLGLLFDHLDGTMARYRGQSTSFGLWYDNTSDALLWHGLMFALGWVTFGRTGDPLMLALPLVSAHALLMTGYMKWMVEAERRRRSGPAPAAPPAAPPHRTAADWARWIGKMVLQVYRFEEADLYLWVAVLSLADQLELLMWLLAGSQLARLAVMLVRRGLQARALDRAA
- a CDS encoding DUF420 domain-containing protein, yielding MAWDQIHPAINALLNATTAVFLVLGWRAVRGGNVALHRTCMLTAFSASVVFLASYLVRFALSGSHRYPGTGWDRTLYLIVLFTHMFGAMVALPLVLRTVYLGLRDRRASHRRIARWTWPLWMYVSVSGLLVYLMLYPIAGRLYGD
- the cyoE gene encoding protoheme IX farnesyltransferase; protein product: MNARTASAAARLPAFADIVALAKPRITLLVLVTALGGLVLAPGAAGAGLAVALLVGTAMMVGSANALNMYLEREVDARMDRTRDRPLPAGRLEPGVALAFGAGLGLAGAPLLTFAVNPLTGMLGVIALLSYVMVYTPLKARTPAAVWVGAVPGAMGPLLGWTAATGSLDAGGLALFAVMFFWQIPHFHAIATFRTDDYRRAGLKTLPGERGPRATRREMLAALVAQIVATLAVAALGVSGPAYLVAAVALGAGYLGYALASLHTDAGARRLFVASLVYLPLLFAALMLDGQL
- a CDS encoding DUF2012 domain-containing protein, coding for MNRSKVRVLLSAFAAVALAAGGCGKSDNKSNQSSKPAAGGDKGAAGGDKAAAPTGHGTIVGKVNFTGTPPEMPELKRDADPVCAKKKMKAETVVVNENKTLRNVLVRIKPGTVKGPAPTEPVEIHQQDCMYRPRVQGAVADQDIKIVNTDPTTHNVHTFDMREGEGEESLFNLAQPKGAAPITKNANGYQVIKFKCDVHPWMLGYIVVSDHPYFAVTGDDGTFKIENVPAGKYTLEAWHEHYGMKTAEVTVTDKGTAEVAFSYDGTEKPL